One Coffea eugenioides isolate CCC68of chromosome 2, Ceug_1.0, whole genome shotgun sequence genomic window, GAATGGCATGTTGATCCTGAAGTTCTTTTGTGATGGTCATCGTTGGTACTTCTGGATCATCCTTTTTGCTTTCCCTTTTCTCCAGGTCCCACATCTATTTGTACTCCAGCCATTCTTCTAGAGCTCTACTTGAGATCAGGTTACCTTTTGTGCTTTCCTTGTTGAAGTAGTAGGCATTCCTTGCTTTCCACAATTGCCACAAGAAGTTTGTTGTGGCTTCTATGTGACTAATGCCGTTAACTCTGCTTCTAGCCCCTTGCAACGCTTTCCACCACTTCCAGAAATTCCACGAGCTTGCTTGAATACCATCCCATTTGATAGGGAATGTCTTCCAAGCCTCTTCTCTAGCTTTACAGTTGAAAAAAAGGTGCTCTAGTGTTTCAACCTCTTCACCACAGCATTTGCACCACTTATCCCCTTTACCAGTTCTTCTATGCACATCTTCATTTGTAGGCAGGATGTTATGAAGACATTTCCATAGGAAGTGCTTGAGTTTATGTTTTATGTTTAGATCCCAGACTTGATGCCATAGTGTAGGATCATCCTTCCTTGTGCTGGATCCCTCATTTGGTTGCTTCTTATTGGCCTTCTTGCTCAATTTGAATCTGGCTTGAGCATATCCTAACTTGGTGGTGTAATCTCCACTACTGCTATGCCTCCAAACGAACCGTCCTGCCTTTCCTGGATACTGAGAGGGATCATTAGTATTTGTTCCACCTCTTCTCTTGAGAAAATGGACTGAATAAGATTGTTGTTCCATCTCTTGTTACTGATCAACTCACAGATTTTGTCTTTGTCACAATTTTGAGGTCTAGCTGATCTTATTAGTCCATTCATACCATTGGGAATCCATCTATCCTTCCAAATTGCAGTTGATCTACCATTCCCTATCTGTCTCCTTATTCCATCTTCTAGCAAAGGGATTGCACTATGAATGCTCTGCCATATCCACGAGGAAACTGACTTTGCTTTGGCCTGCAAGATAGAGGAGTTCGGAAAATATTTCCATTTCATTACCTTACTAACTAGCAACTCAGGTTTTGTTAGTAGTCTCCACGCTTGCTTGGCAAGTAAGGCTTCATTGAAGCACTTTATATCACGAAATCCAAGTCCTCCTTTACCTTTGATTTCTGTCAGGTCCCACCATTTTTTCCAATGCATGTTCTTCTCGCCTTGGTCATTTCCCCACCAAAACTTCGCCATCATGCTACTTAATGTTTTGCATAGTCCATCTAAAAGCTTGAAAACTGACATGGTATATGATGGTAGAGCTAATGCCACAGATTTGAGAAGAACCTCCTTACTCGCATTACTTAACATCTTGCCCTTCCATCCTTGCAGCTTGCCAGTCATCTTGTCTTTCAAGAACCTGAATGTGCTGTTTTTAGATCTTCCTATAACCATAGGGAGACCCAAATACTTTGCATGAGAAACATGCTGGATGTTGCCAAGAGTTTGGAGGACATCTTGCTTATTTGCTTGGGAGGTGTTTCTGTTGAAAAGAACTGCTGATTTCTCATGTTGATCTTTTGCCCTGAAGCTAGTTCATAAACTTGAAGAATTCTGGTGATCTCACTTGCCTCCTTAGAGTTAGCTTTACCAAAAATTAATGAATCATCAGCGAAAAACAAGTGGGAAATGGCAGGGCCATTCCTGGAGATTTTAGTTCCTGTTAATAGATTATTCCTGCAAGCAGATGTCAAAAGATTTGCAAGACCTTGAGCacagaaaagaaacaaatatggGGACAGTGGATCACCCTGCCTAATGCCTCTAGAAGGACACACATAACCTGTTTTGTTCCCATTGATATTAAAAGAGTAGGAACAGGAAGATATGCACCCTTTGATCCAATTGATCCACAAGGGGCAGAACCCATTTTACTAAGGACACAAAGCAAAAACTCCCATTCTACTCTATTATATGGATATTTGGAAACCTGGCCGGTTGACTTTAGGCGAAACCACGGGAGTTTCTTACCAATCATCTATATCCCAAATCTTCCCTAATTTCTGTCTTCTAGCCCTAATTGCAAGAGTTAGGGACAAACCTTTTCAGTAGAAAACTTCTGCCAGCGAAACCTTTTCAGTAGAAACCTTTTCTCTGCTAAACTCCCTAGTCCCAAACAAGTCAAGGCCTAGAGAGGGCGAGCGGGACGGGTTGTTAACAGAGAAAGTGGTAGAGATGGGGGCTTTGACCGCAGCACTGATTGCAATAGCAGGTGTAGCACTGGGTTGGATCACCATTGAGATCGCCTGCAAGCCCTGTCTTGAGAAGGGCCGTGAAGCCATCGACCGCAACCTCAACCCAGATTATGACCCTGATGATCATGATGAAGCTATTCGTGCCCCTCTCGAACCAAAATCGATGCAACACTCTGAACATCCTTCTTCAACTTCTACTCCTGTCAAAGCCATATGATCTTCAAGTGAGAAATTAGAAAGAATTGGATCTACAATTTGGTATTACTGCCTGCCCCGTATCTCAATTTTTCGTTTCagcttcccccccccccccccctctccctATTGATAGAGTGGGATAGAGCGTTCATAAAAGTTAAATAGGTTTCTCATACATTTTTGCTTGTTCTGTCAATGTTAAAACTTTTGGAATTTATGGCGTTAAGGTGATTATGTTATCCAGAGAGCTCTATCATAggttcccccccccccccccctctttaTCATAGGTTGCTAGAGTCACATTGTTTTAGTTGGACTAAACTGAATGCGCAGTTTAGATAGAAAGTTCAGTTTTAGAGCATTATATTGTGATTTAATTTCTGAGTCAGTATTTACATGTTGGAAAAAGTAGCGTTATCTGAGCAGCTCTTAAATGCGCAAATGTGTGTTTTGATGGTTAGTTTATAAGGTTCATGTGCTTTTCTAAGAAGACCAATTATTTTCCTAAAAGAAATATCTTTTAGAATGCTTGTCTTTTGGAAGGACTTCCAGTTATGTATGAGGGTATTTGTCTCTCCTCTCCCAATTTTATGAGGCAATTGCCTTTTTGACCGGTAGACTAAGCCTCTGATGGTAGGAAAGCGCTATAGTTAGAGCTTATATTTATATGACATCTTCTTCACAAGTCATAAGGATTGGTTGGTGTGACTTCTTCAAGGTAGGCATAACAATTAGAGTGCAGACTCATGATGATATTCTTGTCATTTTGTTACGAGACTGTAAACTATATCATAGTTAGGTTTCGCCTTGTTCAgggaaagaaggggaaaaataaggaaaataaatgctAAAGGTCACTGTATGGCATAAAATATCCACATAGAAGTCTTTCCTGCAAAATGTTTCACAAAAGTGACTCTGTGTTTCTTTAACAGAGTTGGTCGAGGTGATAATCTTCATCCAAAACCATTTATTTACTCAGACCATATTTTCAAATGGAGTTTGATGACTATTAAAGTCCAATGGATTTAAATGGGTCACCAACTTAAGCAATTAGTTTGTTGGTTCCAGATACATCTAATCCACTTAGATCCAATAAAGAGcacagaaaaggaggaaaaaaaaggaaacaacagCCAAATAATATCTTGACAggtaaagaaaaggaaaagccCTCATTGACCCATCAACACTCtcattattgtttattttttgtttaaaaatgtATCTATGATAGGGAATTAGTAGTGTGTGTTAAGATTCTTAACTGAAGAATTGTTCTTATGTGCTAATGGTGGATGCAACATCGATGGTGGAGAATTCTATTTGGTGGATTTCTCGGTCATTGTGATTTGAATTAGATATCACCCATTCTTTTTCACTACTACAAATTCAAATTGGCTGTGCTTGTAGAATGGCTTATAGGTTACTTTTGGTTGCTCAAGCTTATACAATTTACATGGGTTTTGGATTGATAGGGCTAGGGTATTGTTCTGGTGGTAGGAGCATTGTTTGAATACATGTTTTATTAACTTTGATGGAGGGTTGTCAATGGCTGGCCGAGTGATCTGAATTTTGTTAAGATTCAAAGTCAGGATAGGTGTttggcagcagcagcagcagttcTTGTTCACGGCCAGCTGTTACGGTGGTTATAATGGTGGGCCAGTCATGAGGGGTTTTTATTGGGGAAgaaagcccaaaaaaaaaaaaaccacatgGGATCATTTACCATGTGTCATAATGGTGTAGGCATATCAGATAAATTTAAGAGACAAGATAGAACATGGGTCCTGTATGGGTAGTGAATTCACAGTTATCAACTTGGGCTTGATCCATTTTGGCTCATCTGATTGATATATTGAAATGGGCCTTGTGTGCCATAATCTACCATCTATATAGTTATCGTCATTTATCATATATTAATCCATTTTGAAACTTAGTAGTGTTTGGTAGAAGTTCTTACAGCAGTACAAGTCTTGTATTGTATGCTTATTGTACTGAAGTGTGACATTAGGTGCTGTTTTCATGAATTGGGTTTACTTATCATAGAAGAAAAGGTGATCTTACAGTTATATGTTGAATAGTGCTGATCATTGCTTGAAATGTAGTGTTTCTTTTACTAAGTAAGCCCAATTGTCGGATGGATATGAATAGATGTTATTTACTAGCTAAGGTATTTGTGTTGATCTTGACGGACTTGTATAAGAGGGACAAGAACTTACCACCCCTTACAGCTTAATGTTTCCAGTTCTTCACTTCCCACCCCCCTGCCCCCACCCCCtcaaaaagagggaaaaaaatttgATCTTTGGTTCTTGTTCAATAACTTCATGAGAATATTTTTTGTGGAAATTAATATTATGTCCTCAAATAATGCAACTTCTATCCAGTTTCAATGACATGCTTGATAACATTCCAAGAAACATATCATAATCTTGTGGTCCATGGGTGCAGGTGCTTACTAAGGGAAAGCCACATGTGCTCTTGTATTGAGGAGTTTCTGAGAAGGAATAAGTACTTTCTGTACCATATATAATTTTGTACACTAAGGTTTCAAGTAAATTTGGTGCAAGCATTGAATGAAGACAATTGTGAAGCAATTCTGATGTTGTTGATGGTTCTACTGCCCTTGAGTGATGACAAGTGTGATCACATTTGATACACGTTATGTTCACTCATTCACTTTAATCGCCATGCTTACAATGACTTCCCTATATTGACGACCTGATTCTAGGAAAGATCATGTGTGCTTAGGATGTCAAAATTAAGATGATGCGTTGTCTATGATTTGTGGTTATAATTTGGCAAACTGTTTTGGATTTATCCGATAAtcattttctaatttttcaCACATATTGATTGGATTGTCTACAGGTATCCCTGGATCAATGCAAATTATTTTCTCAGCTTTTCTGTTATTATAGTTTTGCTTCATATTGCTACGACTTTGAGAGTGATTTTGTAAGCATGGGTCTAAAATGCTAAGCGTGACTTATCTGATACGCTGAAGTGCCATTTTAGAGTAAAGCTTCATCTAGTCTATGTTATTCCTTTTGGCATGTTAAAACATGCTTGATGTTCCTTAGCCATTTCTTGGACGTTGGAGGACAAGTTGTCAAGTTCTCGTGCATTTGGCGTGTTATGGTAATGCAAAAACATGGTCCAACCATTTAATCGTTTATTCCCCTAAGAACTAAACTTATTCATCGACATAGCCATAATTAGGTAATTAGACTCTAGTAAAGTGATCAAGTACGAGTATTAGAATAAGCACTGTAGTATATGATTCATTATAGACACTGCACGTGATCTCCACTTGCAGCCTCTGTGCTGAGTCTTGGATCAAAATCAGAACTTCAGATCCAATTATTCAAATACTGATGCGAACTAATTAAAAGCATTCTTTAAACAGGTGACCCAATTCAAAGTCACCTCATATTCGCCAAGTGACTATCCTTTGGCTTTGTGTTATGAAAAGTTTTAGTGTAGCTCGAATGCACACTTAACATCATCGAGAAGCAAGCTTGTATAATATCTAGGTTGGCCCAGAAGCTTGCCTCcatttaagtgctgaattggtGTTGAAAACAATGTactaaaaatcaaaattcagaTCTGTAAGCTAATAAATTTAGTCAAAGACGCTCGGGTGGCAGCAGCAGTCGGTCTTTCCCCAAGAGAAGaactaaaatttcattttgatccAAACTCTTTTTGAGTTTTCCAGCAGGTCGAGAGCTTTATAGTTGGTTAGTGCGTGTTTGATTGTGCGAGTGAATGTGTAAGGTGGTCTAGGTATACGGTgaggctttttctttttctttttttaattaatttatttaatgtttaattttgataattgaatttacATGGATGACATGGATTATCCATTTGAATCCATCAACTCTTTCTGCCTTCTCTCTACTCTTAATCTTCTTTCCACCGTTTTTCTTCCATATGACTGAGATTTTTGCTTCAAGTCAAGGTCCCCCTtattataaaactaataaaataaactactataattgaaattgaaatattagagaaagaaatagagaaatagagaatgatttttttttattgttccaACTAATCAAAAAGTACACACAAGAGGTGCTAaggtacctctatatataggtactacaaaaTTAAAGGTACATCAATTCTATTAAACACGCATTACTACAAGAACATGAATAGCCATATGAAACGATTCATCTAATACATGAATAGCTCTTATGGATTGAAACCATTCATCCAATGTAATTCTTTTATATAATGTAGCAATGAATTATGAATTGATTCtcttggaatcaatgaattatgaattaatcctcTTGAGAATACAAATGAACATCCACACTTTTAGTTATTTCATAACACTCCCCATTGAATGTCCATTACATAAAGAATATGTAtcgttaaaaccttactagGGAAAAATTCAATGGGACAAAAAtcctagtgaaggaaaaagagtacactattcaTGTGTATTAATTTCTCCCTCTGATGCAAAcatcatttgagatcttttaatcATCGCATTCCAATATTTTTCGTCAATTATTGCAGTATGCATGCCTTGGGTAaataaatttgtcaaattattaTCTGATCGGATTTGTTGCACATCAATTTGaccattcttttgcaaatcatgagtaaaaaagaattttggtgaaatatgtTTCATCCTATCTCCTTTAATATATCCTCCTTTCAATTGAGCTATACAAAACTACATTATTTTCATATTATATAGTTGAAGGATTTTCTTTTTCGGAGGACAACCCACAACTCTTCTAGATGTAGTGGGCCATTGATCTTAACCAAACACATTCTCGACTGGCCTCATGAATTGCTATTATTTCAGCATGATTCGATGAAGTGGCGGCTAATGATTGCTTTGTAGATGTGATGACCCAGAAAATTATTTTTCCCACCTCCCAACTATttgcatttttatttaaattgtaTTTTTATAAAGTTTGCATTCATTTAGTGATTTACTTGTTAATTGATAAATGagtttcttttaattgcttattttAACCTTCGAGTGAATAATTTGTtgaaaatatttatattatgtgatttttgtcaaaattttggtaTCCTTATCTATTAAAATGTCATTTTTATAACTTAGTTGAATTGTTATTAATAATTGCCCGGTTATCGTTTGGCTAGCATTAAGTGTGAAACTTTGGAGTGGTGACGTAGAATTTAGTTTTAAAATGAAATCTAGAGCATGTAGAGACtttaaagaaatagaaaaatgataGGATAACGTTGGTTGAGGGAAATCTAGTTATGGACAAGATGTCGCATGAGAATGCGCCACATAAGCGAGTAGGTGATGTGGTCCCCAACCACACTTCAAAGGAAGAAACTAGACTTGAGAGTTCATTCTCTCTTTTCGCCCTTGAGCCAACCGaaatttgagagagagagagagagacttgaGAGCTCTCCATTTCCTCCTCCATCTTACTCTTGAAGATCATTTGAAAACCCATCACCCACCAcaatttttcctcttctttttcttcttttcttgttgaaggccgagagagagaaaggaccgagggagagagagaaaattgagagagagagagagagagagagagaagggacaCCATTCATCTTGCTCCTTGTGGATTTGTGGAAGAAATCACCCAATCAACCTTGAAGATTTGACATTTCTTGAGGAAACTTGAAGGGTGAAGCTTGGAAGGAAATTTTGAGGTTAAATCACACTAGATATAGTTAGATCTTGAGGTAAGAACCAAAAATCACCCTTAATCTTTAATTTCTAGCCATGGGCATGTTAGATTCACTTGATTTAAACGAGATCTATGGTAGATCTAGTAAATCTCTTGAAATTATATCACTAGATGTTCTAGTGATTAAAATGCTAGTTTAGCTCTTAATTTGTTGGTTGGATTTGCTTGGAAATTGTCTTTTGATGACTAAGGgataatgattgatgaaacccatATGGATTCGAATGAGTTTTGTTGACTAAATGGTTGTTTTGTTggtgaaaatggaaaaaatctCTATGTCCACCAAGTGTTCGATCTTTTGTTGAGGGTTATTTATATGCAAATTTTCATGGTTTTTCTTGCTAAAAATCTCGGCTATCTATTGTTTGATATGTTCATAGATTTGTTATGGGAAAATTGGgaagatttgatggagaaatgtttgaaaaattcttGTGGGAAAAATTCTGCCTTTGCTGTCCAAAACAGGGGAAGATATTCCAACCTTGATTTCCACTTTTTCTTAATAATTTTGGCCGAGGTCTTGTTCAAGAAACTTGTTAAAATATCACTCTTTACTTGTATgttgaatttgaaccaaaactATGAATTTCTCCCTTGTTTTCTTGTTGGAAAGTTTGCAAAATGGACTGAAACTCAGAGAGCATTTTCAATGAACTTGTTAGATTTTCTGGTATTAATTGAAAATGAATTAGAGtctaaattttataccattagaaagctctttgagtctagtttcaaatgcaactaACGGCATTCGATTTCAATTTTTCTACATTGAGTTATAGCCGTTTTCCCGAGACTGCTCAATTACCTTGATATGACGCGACAGCTTTCTTGTGCCTCTGTGATCGCCATTTTTAACCACGAAAATGCATGAACTgaattttgatgtcttcataagaactGTAgagctatgtcttagcttcgaaacgccataaaattcatctcaatccgataagtgtacctccatttatgatcaaaatgccGAGAGGTGTCAAAGCTGTCACTTTGATTTTTCTCCTTTGTACTCTTTCCTTTACTTTTCTTGGTTTAATTTAACATTTTTCACTCCATATTATACCTGAACCATTGACCTAACATGTACATGGGTTTTCCCtttgaattgaacttgaaaaGTATTCTAGATACATATTATTTTCATAACTCGAGCTTACGTGTCGAGTTCAAGTGAATTTGATTTAGTTTCGCGAATTGTTGAGGCGAAACTTATTATCTTTCTTTACGTGTTTATAGGAGTGATTGAAGACTGTGTTACCGATCCTAATTTGGATTCAGAGCTCTGATATATTGGTGAGTTTCCATGCATGTTATCTGTCTTGAATTTTGTAAATGTGACATAGATGTGAACTTGATATTATAACTGAGATGAATAgttttttgaattattgaagTGTTGTGATGTCGCTTGGGTTGTTATCTCATCGACGATCAGTGATTGAGTGTGCATGTTAATTCTTGGGAATTCCTGAGTCCTATAGGTAAGTCTGTCGATTCGAGCCAGTCATGGGACTTAGTCGAGGAGATTTGACGAGCTA contains:
- the LOC113761284 gene encoding outer envelope membrane protein 7, encoding MGALTAALIAIAGVALGWITIEIACKPCLEKGREAIDRNLNPDYDPDDHDEAIRAPLEPKSMQHSEHPSSTSTPVKAI